The genomic interval CGATATCAAGACATTCatgcacatatatactttataccttttacatacatttacacaaaGCCATTATACCCTCTCAACCATATAAAAGGGCTTCAGGGTATAAGCATGAGACACATTATTTAAACTCTTTTGCAACAGGTGGAATCCTTTCTGAATCAGCTACAAACGCAGCAACTGGAAATCAAGGTGCTGGGCATCCTTCAGCTGAACAATGGATTTATACCAACAATATTATCGGCCATTATCGCGtatctatttatattgatACAATTTGCTTTTACTGGCGGCTTCGAAGTAGCCGACGAGTTGCCAGAAAGCATAAaacaatttcataaaaatgtatcttaataaaaatagCTTTATTATCTATAGATATGTACATTGAACACTCGGCATGGTAATCAAATTAGGTCTGCTTATTACTAAAGATAATCAGTTCCGTTAAGTATTTTTCGAAATGGGAAATACCCTATAAACACTATACGATTACACCAATACACAAACGTGTTTATgtaggtaaaaaaaaatatacacaagcATTCGCTGAAATCTGAGCACTTTATATAAAACGCCTGAGCTAGTTCCCTTTCTATTCCAAACTTGTGAGCATAacttgaattcatgaaaatcgcatagaaaggcggcATGAAAGACTGTGAATGAGTAAGTAAAAAAGTGAGAGACAAGACAGAAAGTaaataaaagagagagagagagaggagtgAAAAGGTAACAGAAGCAAGCAGAGACCGAGAGGAAAAGAGAGAAAGGCAGTTGGAAAAATAAtcaaagagagagaaagaaagagaccATATAAAATAAAGACAGAGAGAATGCGTGAAAGAGAGACagttaaagaaaagaaaaacgaaaatcaGAGTGTAATATCATATTACCTACAACAGATACTTCAGATTAATATCAATAAATCTATCTGATCTGTGCGTGCCATAGATatacataagaatatataaatcCCCTAGGCAATGCTTAAGCACATGAATATCGTATAGAAGAGCGCTCAGCATAGCATTAACTCAAGGCTaggattttaaaataatataaatgcatataatatataatattaatgtatatgtaaaaaGTAAGAGCtatctttatataaatattgagaAAACAACCCCAATCGGTTTCCATTAATGTATTATCAATTTGTGTAGCTCAATAGGCTCGTAAATTGTGATCTTATGATGGGGTGCAGCACATTTGGAATGACGTCATTTCCAAAGGAAACTGAACAAAAACTGGAATATACAAAAGATAAAATGCGCTTATAATTTGAAACTCCAACAGGCCGAGACCCAGTTTATTCCACAGAAAGTCCCAAGCTGTGACTTTATGCGCTTTGAGTTAGACGATGGAAACGCTTTCTCGGCCCACGCAACCATTTGTAAATCCAAATTTCTTGGCCCTCTATCGCTGAACTTTTCTAAAATTCATGCTGCCCATATTATCGTTCATTATATTGTGCCCCATTATACGTGCCCCAGCTGATACAATTCGGAGATGGGTGGTGCTGAGAAGTCGCTGCTCGTTAGGCAgccaaataataacaacaacaacaacggtaTCCGGAGCTCGTAGCCTAACACGGCGTAATTATCATAGCTATGTCTGGCACGGACAGTTCCTGCTCCGCCCACTCCGCCCCTCCCATTATCAACATCGTCATCTACGAAAGCGTCTTTgtctttgattatttttggGCGCCAGCCGAGCGTAACGCGCTTGTCACGCCCATTATACAGATATACCCCGTCCgagtacatatatacatatatatatatattgtcgAGGTTAGTCGGGAGTGTCGTCAGCTGAACCTGAACCCGGCACCGTTGCTGACCCGTGTGCGTTCAGTGTGTGATCCGCTTGGCGAAATACTCATGCACTgaacaaagcaaacaaaactgcggacaaaaaaaaacaacaagcaaaataACATATGCATGGCAAGTCGAAGACCTAATACCCTCTAATACCCTAATAATCCAAACGATCCAAATCTATAAGACTGTAGGTACATGCGAACATTTAACCAAAAGAAATCTTTAAGCTAGCGCCAGTCTATAGAtgtatatagctatatatagatatacagatagagatatatatatatatatatatatatttctactgGTCCTGACGGACTGATGTGTTGTGGAGCTGCAAACATAGGCAGAGCTATGAGAAATTCCACGCGCTTGTGTGGAAAAATCGTGGAAAACGGTTGTAAAAAACGTCTATGCTTATCATTCGAACTGCTACTtgatcattttcaaagatcattTCGCAAAATCCATCCATTTTGGTTGATAAATGCATGTCAAAGGTTGAATGAAGGATTAATTTCTTAATTCATTTTCCATTATCTATGTAAAATATGTAGTTCAAAAAGTTGCGGATGGATTTAAATAGTTCACTGGCGGAAAATGGGTGGAAAATGAATGTCTAAAATTTGAACCAAACtcttatttttgtatatatattattacaaAATACTTTATGGACACCAACATGTATCAGCACCCTTGCCTTTACTCCGAGAAGCCGCTTTCAATGCGTCACAAAATTGATTGCGAAATTAAAATACCCCATGTGTGTTTAGCAAATAGGGAAATAACGAAAACTTGCCTACATTGCAACTgaattaatttgcttttttgtgtttttttttgcttttttttttgtttgtggtcGGCTGCACACGCCGCTGGGCTATGCTGGCAACAGAGCTCCCAATTCTTCCTGACAGGGcgcattcaaatttgttttgcccatttggagctgctgctgctgctgctgctgctgctgctggccaaaagGCCAGTCGGGCCGGCCAAGCCATGCATATTTCCGGCCAGTCCAGTCTCTGTCCAGGCCGCCCCCCATTAGCCAGCTTCgatttgctgctgccggcaCAACGGGCCATTCCAAGTATTTGCCATGTACTTAATTAGCCCAGCTCCCCGCCGGCTGGTGTCTCTGCAAATTCTCGGCACACCCTGTACGCCTCGGGCCGTATGTGGGGCCAGCGGCAAAGGTTATGACGGGAACAGCTTGAAAAGCCGCAGTTGCGGCTGCATTGTTACTCGCATGCCGCCGCTGCAGTTGAAAGATGCCGCACACTCCAAATGGCCCCCATGCCAAGGGCACACACAACTCCCAGCTCCCAGCTCCCAGCTGCGGTTCTGGCTGCGGTTATGTATTTAAAGGCATGCGTAAGAATCGTGTGTAACTAGCGTCACATTCTGAGCTAATTAAATACACATTCTATTCAATTGCAGGCCACACACTTGCTTATCAGCaggagaacaaaaaaaaaccgacaAGCTCTTTGACCTTTGCCGTAGTCCGTAAGACACAGCAGCACATTGCGCTGCACTCGCAGATAAAAGAGCTTGGGGAAAGCATTTAATTCTAGGGAAAATGTCGCTGACACCAAAGATTCACTTGACAAATGGCAAAGCATTTTCctcattacaaaaaaaaagaaaaaatagtccccacaaataaataacataaatagGAAAATGTACTCAAAAAGCGATTCCTAAACCTATGGGAAACTAAAGGAAATTCcaaaatggaatggaatggaacCCCAAGaactaatttatatatgaTATGACATACATAAAGACCTAAACACGCCCCCTTTTTACCATGGCCCCTATATGTTTGAAAAAACCTATAAACTTTGGACCCCTACATAATATCGCTGCTGTAGGAAAGATCAGCAAAATATTcgattttccaaaatatttcaacaaactccgatcttcggcgtgccaaaaaaatattaaactcaATCAAATTTGATTCACTTAAATATATCACAGATGATTAACGCTCCATTTGACGCACTTTGTTGACCAGTGTTAGATAGTGTTATGCACAGCAAAtggaaacaaacaaattaacgGCAAAGTCATGCGATCCATTTTGGAATACTTTCACTAGCGAATGACTggaaacaaaatagaaaacagAAGAGCTAATGCTGCCTTCTGGTATTGAGATCGTGTGCTCGTAAACGTGACACAAACAAACCACTTTGTTTGCcatcccacacacacatctatatTTCCGcgcgccccccccccccctctcccccTCTACGTATCCGAATAATGTTTGAACTTAATTTGGAGCAAGaacaacacacacagcacacactgTGTGTGTATTCACAGTAAGCCTACATTCGGGCACatcttataaaaataataacaaattctccgcacatgtgtgtgcgtgtgtgagtgcatGGCAAATCAAGTGCGGGGGGGGAAGCACATCGAATACGAAACAAAAACATGCTGtgagtatatatgtatgtgtgtttattgagtaaaaaaaaaactgaccCCTTGGCCCGCGCACTTACAAGCCAAGATCAGCAAATGCCAATACTCGTTTTGGCCTAAATACACAAGGCGCTAACAAGTGGGCATGCAAGCGTTGCGGTCTACAACATCGAATCGTTGATGACCTACAAAGCAAATAGATTGCAATGTCTAACTGTTTATGTAGAATCAAAAGCATCTGGCTTGCAAAGAacatgtaaatttaaataaaatgtggtCTATCAGAAATCTTAAAGGCGAAACGAAATTCACCGAAATCCTTAACTTGATTTTGTTGCGTCTATACCAAGATTTATCTTGCACTATAAATGACATTTACTATAATTATAGTAAGGCCCGTTATGGCAATCACAAATACGTCAGATATTTCGAACAGCAAGTGGATTAACGGTTTGGTaattgccataaaaaaaaatgagtaaaTCAGTAAGGAATGCGGCAAAGAAATACTTTTCGCTTTGCCTGCAGTTGCATGCATGAATCATTCGTCGTGCATGCCGCGTACAGATTTGGTAGTGTACTCGAGAGGTGCGCGAACTCAAACCAATGCTGCGGGGAGGGGTGCAGGTTGCGGTTGCCTAAGGCCGCTGCGCAGAACTTCGGCGACGGGCAGGGCACGCACACTCGACGCGGACGCTTTGTTATTTGTGTGTTCGATGAACCGAAATTAGTGCTGACCCACTTTCCAACAAATTAACGCACTTTATGGCAAATGGAATCCACAAAAAGCACACAACAGCGATAGAAAAAGAGCGCGATAGCCCAAAGAGAGCGCGCATCAGCGTGGGAGCGGGAGAGTCAATAGGGCCAGCGTCGCAGTCGACGTTGCGATcgtaaagaaaaataatattaatttgtgcatgtgtgtgtgtgtgtgtgtacgtgtttGCGTTCgtatgcgcgtgtgtgtgtgtgtgcctgcttGTAATTTACGCAACGCTCGCTTGTTTGTCGTCGTCTGTTTTGCTACTTGTTTTGCGGGCAGCGGCCGCAGCACGAGATCAACAACCAGCCATCTGCAAGCGATGGCAGCGTCAGAGTCAGCGtcaacgtcagcgtcagcagcagcagcagcagcagcagcacagttGTTGAACTTTTTGCACAACAGCTCCAAAATTCGAAATCAAAACCTGTTCCAAACTTGAAGCTTGCCACACGTCTCGGCCAAATCAAAAAAGCTGGCTCAAGCCAAACGAAACgctgccaagctttgacgtcAACAgcgttgctgccgctgccactgccgccgccgccgccgccgctgctgctgctgttgttggtacAGTCTTTGTGACTGTAcctttttttgttctttaaaTCAGaaacttgtttgttgttgttgttgttgctgttgttgttgtcgcagcGAGTCGGAGCTTTGGCTGAGCTTTTGTGGGGTGTTGATTGAAATCGATCTGTGCAGAACTGCCAAAGCTCTGACCTTGTAGCCTCAATCTCAGCAGATGCAAGTGCAGCTTATATatctttacatatatatatatataaatatgcattcatatataatttagtGAGGCTTAAAGTGAGGCCCGTCCATGTAATTAATAGTGATGCAGCAGTCTGCGGGCTGTGCCACGCCCAGTGCTTGTCGTTTTTGGAACGAGCGCTTAAATGACGCTTTCCTGTGTATTTAAGGTGTCTAAACTTGACTACCGTGCAAagtgctgcctgcctgcctggaCTTGCAAGAACAGAACGCAACGCGACGCAACGCTCGCAGCGTCCGTAACCTTGCCCAAGACTCAGCCGGCCCCCAacccgcctgctgctgctgtcgatgGCCATTATTTTAGCCAGGCACAATCTCAAGCTCAGCTCTGAGTGCGGACTGCGGACctctgctggctgctggctactgttgtgctttttgtttttgctgtacCAACGAGTGGCAGACGCTGgcgcagacgcagacgcagacgcaaACGCAGCGCGGAGCATGACAAACAGTTGCAGGCAAAGCAAATAATTAGTATACATCGATTATCTTGCGCCCGGGCTCAAATGTGTCTgtccatatgtatgtttgtatcactgtgtgtgtgtgtgtgtgtgtgtacctgGCCCGTTGGCTACTGTGCTGCGGATGCGTTGCTGTCTTCAAACTGGTCCAGCTCCAGATGTTGGCACATCGCACACGCGCCTGTTGCAGCGCCTACGCGCGCGCGCGCCCATCGGCCCACAAAACAAGTTCCCCCGAAGCCAGTCGAGCATTCTGCATTCGCCATGTGTGCAGCCATAAAATGCCGCGCCAGAACTGTACACAGCGGCAGCCCCAGCCCAAGTCACATCCAAGCCCATGAAGCACAAACAACGATGACGCCGACGCTGACGACgctgacgacgacgacgacgacgacgacgacgtgtGCTCAGCTCGTGCCAATTCTTTGACTTTGGGCTTGAGGTTTCAGCCTCAACAGTTgcatgtaaatgtatgtacatgcatgtatgcatgcgcatgcgtatgtatgtatacatgcatgcGCATATGCAGCTTTGCAGTTACACAAATGCCTTAGAAGGCCTTCAGGCTGTAAAAGgtgaaaacaatttgcattaaatcaaagttgtttttaattaactaGTTCCATAAATACAAATCGAGCACATATTTAGCTATAcgaacatgcatacatatatgcatgtatatatgcatgcagtACATGCGTGCATATGTAATAGTATGCAGTTGGCTCTGTCGGAGGCTTCAAAATAATCCCAATAGGCGCAatagaaattataaatttaaagcacTTCAAAATAGTTAAAGATTTCTCACGTATGATTTTCTAAGTATTCCGCCTTAAATCAGTATATATCAACTTTTCAGTTTTATCGTCTTTAAGTCTAAGCCGACCTTCCTTTTGTATaatcgaatatatataccccCATGTTGTATAATCTCTTCCTTCAAGTTATATAATCTCTTTAATCAGTTTACGTTAagcttttatgtatttatttaaatatttgtatttttaagtagCTTGCCTCCAAATCcaagattttattatttcatgcGTAGagtgtgaaaaaaaaaaatatatatatatatatatatatgtgcctTATGCTAACTCAATTTGGAATTGTTGTAcaataattgttaattaagaaattaagTTGAACAAACTgaatagttaaatatatttatatatgcagcATGTGTCTATTCATTATATAcgtgcatatatatttgcctAATGCATGTGCCTAATGTAATGCATTCATTCTGTCTGCATTGACATTAGTGAAGTGTGTAATTTAAATGCTGTAACAATTCGTGTTATTCGTGTTCATAATTGAGGCCGAGATAGTTGGTAGCTAATGTGGTTTTTTGGGGGAAATGTTACattaaagtaattttattCGAACAATGTGCAAAATTTGCTGAACCTTCCGTTTTCTTTGGCCGCTAATGGCTAATGAGTTATCATCGGATGTTGTGTTCGCTTCGGGGCCTGCAGCCTCAACCGGCAATACTTTGGATCTTTCTCTCACTCAGCCAGCTGCTGGCTACCGTCTCGAGGCTACCGTCTACCTTCTACCTTCTCGCGGCTACTGTTCCTCCATATGgatgtatatatagatgtatattATCTTGATTGACTTAGGGCTTTCGGTTCGTAATGATGATATTTTCATCATCATCCGTTCGTTTTATCGGCAATATTCTTGAcgctcttgttgctgttgttcgcCAAGTAGCTGTACATTTTGTGCCCAGTTACCAGGTGTGAGGAGTTACCTGCACTTGAGGCTACAACTTCAACATGAGGCCGTGGGCTTTTGTCTAGTGAAATGTTGAAAGcatcattaatttttttatagtatCTTTCGCCTTTTAGCCCAAACTTTAATATACCTgtacacgtgtgtgtgtgtgtatgataATTGCAGGCGGaaagaaaagagagagagagagagagagagagagagagagagagggagagagagagagagagcagcaCATACTACATAAGAAGTGACCCATAATTACCGCCAGCCCGGTCCCAGTCGCTGCCAACAGAACAATCATGGGAAAACTGTCTGTAACCCGGTCTGCGTTCTGTTTTGCTGCCTTTTGATATAAAGTACAATAATTTGAGCAATGCCAATGCTACGTTTTCTGATTATCTTGCCGTTTACACGGCACGCATAAACACAAAAAGCacgcagctggagctgcgcCCGTTCGCAACGGGCCCCCAAATACTGATCCCAATCCCAGTTCCCCACTCTCAGTCTCAGGCCGGAGGCATCGTCACAGTTCTCCTTCTGTCAATGCCGAGATAATGTTCGTCACCAACCAACAATTTGATTTCTATACCCTAACATCTGCGagaattcaatttgatttgtcATGCTCTATGCGACACATCTCCCATTTTGTTcggcatatacacacatttatttataatatagtataaTCTATGGGCAACTATTTACTGAGATCGGTTTCTAACTccttttcaaagatctttgttaaaattcatttcataCGTATTTCACACGTTTCGCAAAATCCACCCCGCTTGAATGTGAAATGCGGTTcaaatttcctttttttccTTTAAGATTTCAACTTTGAGTTCTTAAGTCGAACAACTTGAAGTTCATTctcaaatatctatataactTTAAGCCTGAACTTaacaaaagtatatatattttcaattaagaaACTTGCAAAACAGACAAGGCCGGGAAATATGCGCTAACTCTATTGTGGTTGTATCactttataatattaataggatattttgattttattattataatatcctTTAAgcatattataataataatatgctgCCAAGCTAATGTATAAGGAAAAAAGTTataatagaataaatatatatgaatttttaatatgataaaaaaaattaagctaATGTTATCCTTGAGTATTTGTTTTGGATAGCATAGAATAATttcatataataatttaagcTCACAAAACTTCAGGTTGACTAACAAATTGATATGTGCAAAAAGGATTTCCGGTtaggtctgcaagggtattcaatcttcGGCTCGGCCaagtaattgtttttttatccaggttttcttttttttttttttttttgattatcgCCAACGCTGACGCAGCCCTTTTCAAGAGCTGGAACAAGTGCAGCGAACAAGTGCACCTTTATCTGTGCCCTTACCTTTACCTTTACCTCTACCTTTACCTTTACCTGGACAGCTACCTATGCTAATTAGAGCGACGGCCTCGGCCTTGTTTTTATGCGCTTTTAGCGTGAACTGTCCGGCCGGCCGTGCGGTAGCTGCATAAATTTTCTGCTCCACGGCAAAAAGTGCATACCGAATGCCGCAATACTTGCGcatgaatatataatttatgcgcCAACTTTCATGGGAAAAGTGAGACAGAAAAACGTTAAGCTGGTGTCCTGCCAAACGGATTTCTACATGCGACCGCAGgacaggtgtgtgtgtgtgtgtgtgtgtgtgcgtacctTACCCTAACATAAGCAGAGGGTTGTTAATAAGTGCGCCCACAGCGTGACGAGAGCCTAGAGATTCTCCAACTGCACGCTGTACTGCAGTATGTAGGTGAGATAGGTGACCAGGCCGGACAGAAAGACCAAGATCAGCTCGTTGGACACCTCGAATAGGCCCAAGGGACGCACACGAAATTCGTTATAGTTCAGACGGTTCAAGAACATTTCCAGCTGCGAGAAAGGGAGCACTTAAATCAAGCTCGAGTCCGACTGAAGTCCGCCTTCTCACCTTCATGTGCCAATCCTTGTGCTCGCTAACGTAGTAATTCTCCAGGCTGAGCCGGCGGATCACTCGCGAGCTGCTTCTCGCACCATGCACCACAAGGGTCAGCAGCAAAATGTCCAGCAACATCTTGCCCTCCATGGTCCACAGGCTGATGCCGTCGAATTGGTTCAACGTGATGAAAAAGGCAACCAGCGCCATGCTGACAAAGGTAAACATGAGTATGATGCAAAGCGGAAACTCGATGAGCTGATGGAACGAGCGGCCCACCTGATGCAGCTCATCGTAGATGGCCAGGCACTCGTCCAGGCGGTGACCAGCCGCCTCCAGCTGCCTCCGGCTGACGGCGTCGCCCAGTTCGCCGAGCTGTTGGCGCAGCTCGTGCCGCACATAGCTGTTCAGCCGGTCGTAGATGATGCCCAGGCTGAGGTAGCCCACGAAGCAGATGTGCATGATCATGGCCGCATTTACGGTATTGTATGTATCGCAAATTGTGCTCAGCACAAAATGAAAGTCAAGCTCCTCGAGCATCGGCGGTATCATGTAGACAAGCTCGTGCAGCATACAGATCACCTTGCCGAGCAGCAGGCACAGCGCCCACCTGCCCCCGTAGCCCACATCCTGACAGCCGGGCAGCGCCTCCACGCGCTGATAGAGCCGCAAAAAGCTGTTGACCACACGAAGCACTCGCTGTCCATGCcagagctgcagcagcagggtGACCACAGCGCAGACCATGCAGATGAGCATGCGAAAGATGACGATTACCTTCAAATGGGAGACCTTCAGCACGAAGATGAAGTCATTGTACAAGACGTAGTAGAGGCCACACATCAGTATGCGCGCCAGCAGGCAGAACCATTTGTACCAGGGCCAATCCTTGGCCACCAGACGCCGCTCGCTGCGATTCCACTTCACGCCAAAACAGATGATACCCATAATTGTGGCGTACCTCAAGCCGCCGCGCAGGATGCCCGCCGAGACCGAGGAGGCGCGCAGCCGGCGACGAGCTCCGATCATGACTGGGCCACAAGTGTCTAGCCAAACGGGCTGGCAATTATACTTATAGCTATGCCTATGCTGATGCTTATCAATGGGCTTCAATAAGCTAATTGAAGCTGCAATATTATCCGAGATTCTAGACAACATGTGACAGCATATGACCTATACAATTATCACACCTTCAAGTTTATTTGTCAAGTAGCTTGATAAAAATCAAAAGGCAattaatataacatatatatatattatttctatAAACACACCCAAATGACATTAGCCTATTAGCttattagcattagcattagcttGGCCTTAACTGCGAGCAGAGCCAGAAAGAAATGAATGCGTAGCTAagta from Drosophila virilis strain 15010-1051.87 chromosome 2, Dvir_AGI_RSII-ME, whole genome shotgun sequence carries:
- the LOC6634965 gene encoding putative gustatory receptor 93c, whose amino-acid sequence is MIGARRRLRASSVSAGILRGGLRYATIMGIICFGVKWNRSERRLVAKDWPWYKWFCLLARILMCGLYYVLYNDFIFVLKVSHLKVIVIFRMLICMVCAVVTLLLQLWHGQRVLRVVNSFLRLYQRVEALPGCQDVGYGGRWALCLLLGKVICMLHELVYMIPPMLEELDFHFVLSTICDTYNTVNAAMIMHICFVGYLSLGIIYDRLNSYVRHELRQQLGELGDAVSRRQLEAAGHRLDECLAIYDELHQVGRSFHQLIEFPLCIILMFTFVSMALVAFFITLNQFDGISLWTMEGKMLLDILLLTLVVHGARSSSRVIRRLSLENYYVSEHKDWHMKLEMFLNRLNYNEFRVRPLGLFEVSNELILVFLSGLVTYLTYILQYSVQLENL